GTATTTATCAAGTCGTTGTTGTTGCTTAGTACTAAGGACGATACAGATAGGTATAAATGTATATGCTATATATATGCAGTATACTATATAGAGGTATAACGTGAGGCATGATGATATATACAGAGTACCGACACTTGGGCCGCGACCTCACACTAGTCTATTTTTTCTGCGTCAGCGTCGCCGTCGTGGGTGCGGGTGGCTGGAGCCGACGGGCCCATGTCTGTGGGCGTGTCGTACACGGTGGAGTGCCGCAGCAAGGGCGCCAGGCCACCGCCCGTCCTGACCTGGTCCGTGGGAGGTCAAGAACAGGTCCACGCCATGTCCACGGTTGGTACACTGGCCTTTTGCGTATGACCTCTAGAATTACGTGTGTTGGTGACCTGAGTCACATGTGTGTGGTAGGCCCCAAGAGTCATATGTAACGGTGGGTAGCTTCACCTGTGTGTTGACCTCCAGCGTCACTTGCGGTGACTTAAGAGTCACATCTGTAGTAACTAGAGTCACCTGTATGATGCATGCTGACCTATAGTTGACCCAAACACGTTTCCCTCTGACGCCATTGGCATGCTGCTCTCCTCAGACGGATTCGAAGGGGGAGACGGTGAGCCGCCTGATGTACAAGCCCCTCCCTGAGCACGCCGGCGCCCACCTCACTTGCACGGCGCGCCCTCCTGACCACGCCCACTCCCCACACGCCACGCCCAACGTATGGGCCAAGAGCGACTCCGTGCCCCTCAATATTCTCTGTAAGTGTttgtgtgaatggaggaagtgtgACAAGTACCAATAAGCTAAAGATGACATACctagaatttatttcctttgTGATACGAACTCCAGATTCACTAAGTTCACACCCTGACTCTTCCAGACAAGCCGGAGGTCCAGCTCGAACTGCAGCGCCTCAGGCCTTCCTCCTCGGAACCCTTACCACGCCGCCCCCcgttctccccctccacccataaGAACAAGAACCTGATCCCCTCCGAAGTCGACGTCTCGAAGACTTCTTCCTCCTCGTCGTCTTCGGCGATGCAGAAGGACAGCTCTAAGAAGACCAAAGGTTCTAAAGACGGCGAGAGACTTGAAGACGAGGGGAACGACGTGAGtctggtggagggggaaggagccGTCCTCCAGTGCCATGTCAGGTCGAACCCGCCGGCCTTCCACATCAGCTGGTACCGGGACGTGAGTAGCTCCATCGCTCTctggtgggatgggagagaggcTGGGCTAGCTGGGGTTGATGGCTAGGCGGCTGTAACATCTGCCGTACAAAAATGAGTGGCGGATCCCTAATGGATACACCCAATGCACCTATTTTCGTTAACGATGTCTGGAGATTTATTAAAACAGATGTAGTACTCCTTCGGGCAATGTAGATTCTGGGCAAAATCATCCAGTACCATAAATAAGCTTAGTTCTTCAGTGTCCACAAGTAAGTTTCTGTTTCCAACAACTGCGTGGTAGAtgcattttttctgtttttctttaatttcaaaTATCTATTGATTCTCCTGAAATGAGGTATAAATCCCGTGATACACATAGGATTAGAAACGAATATTTCGTATTCTTTCACACTTGAATTTCTCACGTACACACGTAACCATGAAGGAAATATCgccccatatccttaaacacgaAAGGCTTTTCAGGTACACACTATACACAGACAACAGCTCCGCCCTTAACTATGTGGCAGCCAGGAGAACGTCTCTCTTCTGTCGAGTCTTTCCCCTTGTTTCCTGTTATACCGCGGGTGTTCTGACCGATCCTTCCCTTGCTGTGACCTCGGCAGGGCAAGCCGCTCTCCTCCGGGAGGAGTCCGGACGTGGTGGTGAGCAACATGAGCGTGGTGCTCCGTCAGCTGCGCCGTCACGACGCTGGGAACTACACCTGCTCCGCCCACAACAAGGAGGGCACCAGCCGCAGCAACCCCGTCCTCCTCCACGTCACGCGTGAGTATATGGGGAAAAGTTGTAgttgaggggaagagggaggaagactgagggtgtggaaaaaggtgagggaggaaggggaggatgatggtACCAGACAGTGGTTATAACGACGTCCTCTGGTGTCCTACAGATGGTCCTGAGTGTCTCAGGGACACGGCGCAGGTCCTGGGCGTCCCGCGTCACCACCCCCTCAACGTCACGTGCCAGGTGGCTGCCCATCCCCCTCCTACCGCCTTCTCCTGGGCGCTCAAGTCCTCCCGGGGGCTCCTTCAGGTCCCTTCGGAGATGATCACCTCCGTAGGGACCACCTCCTGGATATCCTACACCCCACGGGCGGCTGTGGACTACGGGGAGCTCCTGTGCTGGGCCCACACTCCTGCAGGACGTCAGAGGCGTCCGTGTGTGGCTCGCTTGGTGCCCGCTGATAAGCCGGACGCCCCCGAGCAGTGCAAGGCGTCCCGCAGGACTCTCCACACCATCACGGTATCCTGCACGGCCGCTCACGACGGAGGATTACCCCAGACCTTCTTCATGAGGGTGAGTAAAATTATAGATCACGAGGCAAACGCTGGTGTTACGTGCATGCAAACAACCTCCCTGAGCAAACAAGGCGTTGATGGCGGGTGAGAGTAAACAACATGGTTATGAATGGTCTTACTGACAAATGATAGTAAACAACATGGTGGAGAGGGGTTCTAATGGCACACGCAAATAAACAAGGTGATTGAGAATGTCACTAAGATAGGTTAGGAACCCAACAAAGGACTGATGACTCGTAAGTCCAACatgaaactggtgtgtgtgtgtgtgtgtgtgtgtgtaaagaactgAACGtgacactcttcctcctcctcctcctcaggtcttcCATTCGGGGCAGGAGGTGGCCAACAGCACCAGCGTCACCTCCCAGATCACAGCCTACGACCTGGAGCCCAATACCCGCTACCGCCTCACCCTCTGGTCCGCCAACACCCACGGAACCAGCAGGAGCACCTCGCTCTACGCCTCCACCGCCCCGGCCAACAGCTCCTCTACTTCCAGCAGCATGAACGGCCACTCCTCCAGCAGCGGGAGGGGACCCCTGGCGACGCTGGGACCCTCCCtcttggcggtggtggtagtggtgactgtgttgggtCTCGTGCTGGGCGTCGTGCTCGGCATCCTCACCCAGAGGATCGCCGTCCCTGAACGCTCCTCCCACGACtcggacgacgacgacgactcgTCGCCGTCGGAGGTCGTCCCTAGTCGCGCGCGGGCACCCCGGGGGCGTTCAGGTGAGTCCCGCAGGTAGGAAAATGGGAGAGGGATAAACGCACAAAGATTAAACTTGCTGTATTCCTTGCCGAGTGAAATGCCTCCCATAGCCCCCGAACCCTCACCAGCAATACTTGCTTTTGTCCAGTCTGCTTCTCTCCACAGGCCGAGGCGGCCAGGGCCCTACGGGAGCTCGACAGAAACCATCGGCACGCTGTGACATCGTCAAGGTCGCTCGGCGAGGGCAGAACTCACACGTATATGCTGACCCCATATCCCTGCGAGGGGGGGAACAACAACACGCACATCAAGCAACACCTGAGGAAATTATTGATGTTacccttaacaacaacaacaacaacaaccgtcCTGCGTTTTCTATAACGAACCCCGGCCACAACCCCCAGTCACAGTCCCTGTTATGGCACCTTCCCAACTCCCGCCTTCTCCGCAACAAAATTGACTTGAGATTTCCACAGAAGGACATTCCGAGGAAACCTGTGCGGGTCGAACCGCCCAAACTTCCGACCCTGGACCCGTGCACAGCCATCAGCCAGGTGAAGGGATGCGCAGCGCTCCCCAGCCTAGAATTTCGACTCATCCTAATTCCTGAAACCAGTAAGATGCTGAAGTATGCCCTTGAGAGAGACACCAGGCTTATGCCATACCTACCCAAGGAATCACCTCTCTCAGGCTCGTCATCGAAATTTCCGACTataaatgaagaggaagaatATAATAAGCCCCTAAGTGTCAGTCAACAGAAGAATTTCTCTTCTATGACAGTCACCCCTTACGAATCGATCCCCGTTTCTAAAAAGTCCATCACAGAAAACGTTAGCGCTTATGGAGGGGAGACTACCCTAATATCGATCGAGGACGATCCCGTAAAGACTACAGATAAGTTAATACCTCAAGATACCCCACGACACACTTCCTCCAACAGTGAACAGATAGAATATGCACGACTTGCCTTCATGAACGACTTTGATATCGAAAGCAAGGAGAAAGAGCCAGATAACGTAATCTGTGAGTGCAGCAACCAAGAAATACAAACTGAATCAACCCTTGAAGCAGAAGGGACATTACACAGGATATCTCAGGAGGACAGAGACCCAGCTGAACCACACGAAACAACAACATTCAACTTATTCAAAGACCGCCTGGATCTATATAGCCCCGAGAACCTCCGACGAAACTGCAGCAACCAGGAGATACAGATTGAGTCAACTCCCGAAGTCGATGGGTTTGTAAACAGGATACCTCAGGAGGACAGAGAGCACACTGAACCATACAGAACTACATATAACTTATCGAGATACCAACACCAATACAAACCTGGCATCCTCCGACGGAACAGCGTTCCAAACCACAGACCAAACAGGGTGAGGATATCACCATATGCACACGTTCCCGAGCCGACCAGGATGACCCATCAcccccagcagcagctgctgcagtgGATGCCAAGGATGCGGGCGATGTCATCGGGTACCCCGGGCCGTTCTGTAGCCTCCATACCCCTGGCGGGCAAGCTCGGCACCAGACACCAGCCCTACGTCACGCCCCTGGCCTGCGTCCCGCGCGGCGGCCTCCAAACGCCGACGGCGTCGACGCCGAGGAGGTACACAGAGCCACTGGTAAGTAGCGTCATAGAGTCATTCAGATTTCGTATTTCAGAAGTATATTTTCACGAAAAGATGGACTGAAAGTTAGGAGTACACGAGTGGTGTGTGGATGCTAATGAGGTACTCATTTCACAGTTGGTGCCGGAGGGTGGTACCAGCCCACAGACCACGACCCCGTCAGCATTATCGGGGCTGCGACGAGCAAGGGTTGGCCTCACCTCCCTCTTCAGCCTCTCGTCCTCCACGTCGTCATCATCGtcgacgtcctcctcctcctcctcgtcttactTAAGCAGGTGGGGAAAGAGGTCGGGAGACGCCACGCCCCTCGCCCTTCGCCGACATCAAGCGACGCAGCGGTCGAGCGCTGGTGAAGTCGCCTCAGAGATCGCTCTTCGGGAGTCGGACCTCGCGCCCGCACAGCGTGCACGCGGTGGCCGCCGCCTGCGGCACTGAGCACGTCCTCCACTGCTATGTCGACACCGAGTGCATGTCCTCCTCGACCTCGTCCTCCCCTAggtcctcctcgtcgtcctcctgcttccctcactcctcttcgtcctcttcctccccgGTCTCGTCCTTCTACTCGTCCGAGAACTCGCTGTCCATCTCCACCCCACTGTCCAATtcgtcctcgtcttcctccttccaGTTCTCTTCGTCCTCTTCTTCGTCAGCGTCCTCGAGTTCTCCCCTGTCCTCCTTCCTCTCGCCTTCGCTGACCACACCTTCGtcctcctcattcctctcccTGGCCTCCTGCTCCACCACTCAAGATTCCTTGCTTTCAGGACAAGTGACTCCTACTTAGAAGGGAAACTTTCAGCACTTACTTTCTTATAAGTACAAGGGCATTACTAAAGACATCAGGGTGTTCCTTAATGTGCAATAATGTGTTCAAAATACTTAACAAGTAATCTTAAGCATTCACGGAATGTTCTCTTCAAAGACTATTTTTGTATACATTATACCCATGTACAGTACTTTAGCCTACAGTAGCTAGGCTAGAAGGATCATAATTACCTTCCTCTCGCAGTAACTTTAAGAAGAACGACTCAAATGTTGGGTCAGAACTACAATGTACATTCGTATGGCACCAAATACAATCTTTTTTTAACAACAAGTGTTTCTCAAATCCGACCATGATTATTACTCAGTCATGTCTTAAATCATGCATCCCATTTTTCCAGTTACAGATAACCCacggcggccacagatggcaactTGTGGGAGCTACTATCGATGGCAAGCCCATAGCATCCACAGATGGCAACCCacggcggccacagatggcaactTGTGGGAGCTACTATCGATGGCAAGCCCATAGCATCCACAGATGGCAACCCacggcggccacagatggcaactTGTGGGAGCTACTATCGATGGCAAGCCCATAGCATCCACAGATGGCAACCCacggcggccacagatggcaactTGTGGGAGCTACTATCGATGGCAAGCCCATAGCATCCACGATGGCAACTTGTGGGAGCTACTATCGATGGCAAGCCCATAGCATCCACGATGGCAACTTGTGGGAGCTACTATCGATGGCAAGCCCATAGCATCCACAGATGGCAACCCacggcggccacagatggcaactTGTGGGAGCTACTATCGATGGCAAGCCCATAGCATCCACAGATGGCAACCCTTGGCAGCCAGATATGGCAACCCACTATAGACTGGCTACCAGGCATGAAGGGTGTACTTTCACTGACCTCGCCAGAGATCAATTACCACAACCCTGGGGACGGTGCCAGTCAGGTCAGGAATTTAACATGACATAAAACATAAATGAGTATGGGTAGATAATGCACCTCAGTACTTTTAAAAAGGAGACAACTATCTAGTTAAATATAAGAATATtataatatatgatacatataatatgtaatatatatatacaatgatactacaactactattactactactattactactactattactactactattactactactattactactactattactactactattactactactattactactactattactactactattactactactattactactactattactactactattactactactattactactactattactactactattactactactattactactactattactactactattactactactattactactactattactactactattactactactattactactactattactactactattactactactattactactactattactactactattactactactattactactactattactactactattactactactattactacactaATACTTCTACCATacttactactaataataataataataataataataataataataataataataataataataataataataataataataataataataataataataataataataataataataataataataataataataataataataataataataataataataataataataataataataataataataataataataataataataataataataataataataataataataataataataataataataataataataataataataataataataataataataataataataataataataataataataataataataataataataataataataataataataataataataataataataataataataataataataataataataataataataataataataataataataataataataataataataataataataataataataataataataataataataataataataataataataataataataataataataataataataataataataataataataataataataataataataataataataataataataataataataataataataataataataataataataataataataataataataataataataataataataataataataataataataataataataataataataataataataataataataataataataataataataataataataataataataataataataataataataataataataataataataataataataataataataataataataataataataataataataataataataataataataataataataataataataataataataataataataataataataataataataataataataataataataataataataataataataataataataataataataataataataataataataataataataataataataataataataataataataataataataataataataataataataataataataataataataataataataataataataataataataataataataataataataataataataataataataataataataataataataataataataataataataataataataataataataataataataataataataataataataataataata
This portion of the Panulirus ornatus isolate Po-2019 chromosome 48, ASM3632096v1, whole genome shotgun sequence genome encodes:
- the LOC139763868 gene encoding LOW QUALITY PROTEIN: uncharacterized protein (The sequence of the model RefSeq protein was modified relative to this genomic sequence to represent the inferred CDS: deleted 1 base in 1 codon), encoding MCSLCNTATHLCLAIIFILSFRAAGGSSQGQNEVMVLEGQEADLPCVTTPAKGQDRSTSDGRYTMVSHSSLADHQQPDPLLLIVWYKDGIRSSIYSYDGRTPGRERHWSQRRSLGGHLNLTLPAGPHARPQLAFLKLSHAHQTDAGVYRCRVDFGRAPSRSTYTRLSIVVPSGSPIVEVWTGGRWLRTAQETPAATVEVGTNLRLRCSAAGGRPAPEVTWWRGGQQLLGEVAYQTNLVIGSVNVTVRSDDAHTPIVCQASNTHLTPPRRTPLQLLVLSSPSWVRVAGADGPMSVGVSYTVECRSKGARPPPVLTWSVGGQEQVHAMSTTDSKGETVSRLMYKPLPEHAGAHLTCTARPPDHAHSPHATPNVWAKSDSVPLNILYKPEVQLELQRLRPSSSEPLPRRPPFSPSTHKNKNLIPSEVDVSKTSSSSSSSAMQKDSSKKTKGSKDGERLEDEGNDVSLVEGEGAVLQCHVRSNPPAFHISWYRDGKPLSSGRSPDVVVSNMSVVLRQLRRHDAGNYTCSAHNKEGTSRSNPVLLHVTHGPECLRDTAQVLGVPRHHPLNVTCQVAAHPPPTAFSWALKSSRGLLQVPSEMITSVGTTSWISYTPRAAVDYGELLCWAHTPAGRQRRPCVARLVPADKPDAPEQCKASRRTLHTITVSCTAAHDGGLPQTFFMRVFHSGQEVANSTSVTSQITAYDLEPNTRYRLTLWSANTHGTSRSTSLYASTAPANSSSTSSSMNGHSSSSGRGPLATLGPSLLAVVVVVTVLGLVLGVVLGILTQRIAVPERSSHDSDDDDDSSPSEVVPSRARAPRGRSGRGGQGPTGARQKPSARCDIVKVARRGQNSHVYADPISLRGGEQQHAHQATPEEIIDVTLNNNNNNNRPAFSITNPGHNPQSQSLLWHLPNSRLLRNKIDLRFPQKDIPRKPVRVEPPKLPTLDPCTAISQVKGCAALPSLEFRLILIPETSKMLKYALERDTRLMPYLPKESPLSGSSSKFPTINEEEEYNKPLSVSQQKNFSSMTVTPYESIPVSKKSITENVSAYGGETTLISIEDDPVKTTDKLIPQDTPRHTSSNSEQIEYARLAFMNDFDIESKEKEPDNVICECSNQEIQTESTLEAEGTLHRISQEDRDPAEPHETTTFNLFKDRLDLYSPENLRRNCSNQEIQIESTPEVDGFVNRIPQEDREHTEPYRTTYNLSRYQHQYKPGILRRNSVPNHRPNRVRISPYAHVPEPTRMTHHPQQQLLQWMPRMRAMSSGTPGRSVASIPLAGKLGTRHQPYVTPLACVPRGGLQTPTASTPRRYTEPLLVPEGGTSPQTTTPSALSGLRRARVGLTSLFSLSSSTSSSSSTSSSSSSSYLSRWGKRSGDATPSPFADIKRRSGRALVKSPQRSLFGSRTSRPHSVHAVAAACGTEHVLHCYVDTECMSSSTSSSPRSSSSSSCFPHSSSSSSSPVSSFYSSENSLSISTPLSNSSSSSSFQFSSSSSSSASSSSPLSSFLSPSLTTPSSSSFLSLASCSTTQDSLLSGQVTPT